AAGTGTAAAAATGTACTGAATGTGCATAAGTTGCACATAATAGAACATGGAGACATTATTAAGTAACCGAGAGTTAAAACTCGCTTTTTGAAAGGtttccttggttttttttttaagaaatgaaGTTTATTTTACTAAAGCGTTAATTAGGTTTACCTCTTATTTTACTGGCTTTGCTTAACAaaaactttcttcaaaaaatctcgCTGTTCAGATGCTGCGGCTCCAGTGGCTTGGTCTGGAAATAATATTCCTGCCCCTGGTCTATCTAATGATTTCTTAGAAGAGGAAGAGATCATCGATGAACTGGATCTGTTGACAGAAGTAGGTTTCAGTTTTGTTTACTAAAAGTTGTCCTCGAGTGCTGGCTCCGGCAAACGGTAGTGGCGAGTGCTCTGGCTTTGTATAGCTGTTCTCATCAGGTGCAGATGGGATATGATTCTGCAGCGTACGCCTACGAAAAGACGGAGGTGATTGTTGTTGTGGGGTGGCTCTGTTTGGTTTAGTGGCGGAAGTCTTCCCACATCAATTTAAATAATGCTGTACTTGTAGGAGGAATTGCAAGCAGAATATGAAGAATTGGACGAAGTTGAAGTGGAGATTGAGAACGAAGATATCGAGCAAGAATATAAAAGTGATGACGAAAGTTGGTCCTACTCACTCCTCAAAGCAGACAGTTTATGTTCagtttgcttcttttttatcatttcataattttggattcagtatttttcttctcatcttctttaattttattttccaaagtCTTCTCTCTTAGCCTTGGACCGACTCCAACAATTGTCTCCGAGCAACAATTTTCAGGTGATTCTTCATCGTCAACATATAGCAGTTCTGGCGCATCTTCACTGGTTTCTTCTACACCCTCATCATCTTTATCTGTCTCCGACTGTAGTGGCGATCCACCTCCACCTGCAGCTTTTGTGAATGGTAGTCCCAGTGATACCCCGCTAATAGAGGTCAGTCGCAGGTTTCCGAAGGTTTGTCTCTTGTGATTTATTGTTCTGACGGTATAGTGTACAAATTTCCTTGCTCAAGAGTGCAACTCCACCTATGGTAATGCAAACTAGTGAAGACATAGGACAAACCACGAACACAAATGCAACTATGTCCGATATGTCGCCATTAACAAGCGGTTCGCAGCAGAGCACAAGTGCCCACGGAGTTCAGCCACCAGTTAGCGTTCTCCACCCTAAAGAACGACTAAATCAGTGGTTAGACGAGAATCCTTCTTCACCACACATTCCAGAAGAGAACATGAATGATCCTCTTCAAAGAAGGGTACGTTGATGTTACtacaatgacttttttttcatcagtatGGGTAtcagtattttttctcttgatgaAGTGCTATGTATCCTTTCTCCGGCATCAGTGATATAAAACGTGCAACTTAAACTAGCATCTTGCTGACATAATCATCATGAAGACTATCtttaaacatctttttttttcattgtaataAGTCTATCATTTGATCATTCATTCTAATTGACTTAAACTGCTGTTTGACTTGGTTTTCCGCCCAAAAATAACCAGTACAAAGTGCTTGAAATCGCCGGTATTTCTGTTTACCCTGCGATCCATCCGCTTTTACTGTCACATATTCTCTGCTTACCATATTTAGGATTTGTCCTTTTTCTTACTTCAATTGAACACGCATCGCCTCCGAGACTTGATTGCTAGTAACTATAGATTATCCACTACATTCTACACTCCTTACTCTGCGTAtctgagaagagaaaagagaagttaTCCGAGAAGtcgcattattttttcatcgttGCGAATGAAGACGAAGCGATCGTTATCTTGTTTTaatttatcgattttatcCTTCTATTAATTGTAGATTTATTGTAGTCTTTACATATAGAAGAGCTCTGACCGTCACTCTTTCAAGAATCGTGTGTCTATCCTATGTATCTAAGTACAgcagtcctttttttttcgtttttagacAGATGATTCCGATATGTACGATCCTCCTCTGTCAGGCGCGGACGAGATAGAAGCAGAACTCCTTCCATCTGCTGCCTTGCTGCGTCGTCAATGTCCCGCCGAACTCATGGTTCCCCGCTACATCAGGACGAAGCATGACACCACTAGTGCGTTTTCTCTCACAAAATAGACGATTTTGACGGTGGAAAACGTGTTGTTCAAGTATTGGagcaataacagaaaaaaggttACAATGAAAGCGAACTGAAGAATGGTGGAATTAGTAGAAGGTTCCGACCGAAAACCCCTGCTTGCATTAATCTAATAGTACTACAGATACGAATTTGGTTGGAGCTTCAGAGAATCCTTGTGCCTTGAGTGTGACTGTTATGCAGTTGCACTAGACTTTAAGTATTTCTGACTCGCTCTGATCCAACTGTACTTGAAATctatatttttgcaaaataatttGTACAGTGCTATCCTTCCAGCAAGTGCCCACTCAAAATCGCAGAGGAGTGTATGGCTAGAGTGTATAGCTCTTAATAACAATAGTTTTTCGTCTTCACTCTTAGACGTTCTGCGAAATGATCCTCATTACTCGAGCTGGACCGCAGGAGCTAGACCATCTTCACtcgaggagggtccggctccttcCTATTGCACCTCGCTTTAATGCCTTTTTTGGTGTGGACAGAGCCCGGGAGAATGCACTACTGAAAACATTGTTGGTGCTTTATTTGAAGTCGGATACCTCTGACTTCAGGTAAAGCATATAAACATCAGGGATACCGAATTGTCTCCACTGAACACCTTCTAGTCTGCTGATTCTCGCGCGATTTGGTTTGAGCTATCAAGCTCCAAGGTGCATTGTCGTTTTCAACTTTTGGGACACCTTACGAAAACATGTCAAataatttgtatttgttcATTAGTTGAAAAAACATGTGTATGTGAAAACATGATTTTCAATATGTTAAATATGATGTTATCCTGTACCGTATTGCTGATTTACAGTTGACGataataattttgaaacaatGATGAGCTTCTCTTGGATGTTTTCATCACTTCATTCATAAATTTAGTGGAACATCTTGCGGAATTCATACATCTTCGAGTGATGGAAGAGGTTCAGTCAAACCAGAGCGATTTCGATGCGGATCCGGTACCCACAGTTCCGCGTCCTCAACATTTCTACGTTTTTGTAAGTGTTGAGTTTTCTCGTACAATTAAGATCATTGTATATCGGTCTTATCGCAACATTCCAGAGCCGTAATGACGGACATCATATTCGCAAAATTTTTCTGCATGAGACTATGCTAACAGCGCAAAGCGCTATGACCAGAGATGATCATTTGGTGAGTTGCTTCTCTCTGTctccctaagacctaagcattagtctcagAGGATCTATGGTATGTAAGCTaatgttactaagagaaaaaagtaagatagagcgtccatgaaataagggcgccactaagCGCCCCCTTTGCCCCAAACTTTATTTTCGCCTAGAGCTGTGCTCAAACACAATATGAATCATATTTGTCTGGTTCTTATGCTTACTTTTTTGcagataattttctttgacacCGAACCACCTCAACTACGTGAGGAGAAATCAAGTGTTCTTGAAGACGTTGTACACGCTCATTTTCTTAGTCTTCCCCATGTATGAACTTTACATGCAGCATATTTATAGCTTTAATAGTTCATGTGTAATTTGTTTGTATTCAATTCAATACCACGAGTTACTGCACATCTTGGGGCAGTTGCTCGACATCGTGTAGATCTCTCGTTCCTTTCACTCGCATCATGGAACATATGTATTTGCGACCATATCGGTCCATTCACAACGTAGGCTATTTATTAATGTACAGATTCGTTTCCTTTCATGTCCACATTTGTGATAATTTTGTCTATCTTGTCATTTCGCCGAGTTTTTgtgtaatgaaatgaaaccaaTGACAAACAGCTCTAAATTGTTCTGATGCTAGTCCTGTCCTATAAAGGAGGATGAATCGTATAACAATGTTCTCTAGTTGTTGAATGttttaattcattcattctttcttttttctttctgccaTGCAGAAATCTCACTTTAAAGGTATCaagcacgaatctgaggtggtacggatttcaggtggagtattcgtatacgggatagtagattatggagaggagggtgattccgtacatttcttcgtaattgccgtaaaaaacggcccggaagatgcgccgcGTGCAccaggctggcgcactccaatcgaactcgttgtaagaagtagcgcgccggaacgcatgaagccatatctttcgggccggcaattaggaagaaatggacgggatcacccctctctccataatcccgtatacgaatactccacctgaaatccgtgccacttcagtttcgtggggtgatgcctttaaacacaaGAGATTACCGGTGGTAAACAAAGCAGAGAAGCTTGGAATACTCTCCCAACAGTGATTTGGAATAgcctggaaatttctgtaaatttgTTGCAGAGTTATTCAGTATATTGTAACTTTGCACTTGGctcattttcaattcaaaattttgctcaaatattttgaattaattgttcatttttattagCTAAGTCCACTTTTGGTTTGATTTATCGCTCTACATTTGCGCGATCGATGGTACAATATCCAAAGACAGCAGGGTTTTGCGTCCTTCCAAGACCGATAGATTTGTGCaaaacttgtctggaaggagaATGATTGGTTGAGCACTGCAAGTAATCATTTCTACATCTTTTGTTGAGCTCCTATTTCACTGTGGAGTATTACGGCTTTCTTACTCCCatgatggaaaaaattatCTGTGTCTATTTCAGCACAGATTGAATTAATCACAGTAACCATAATGCCGTTATTTTGTATCAAATACTCGATTGTACTCGTCTTTCTTCACCTCGACAAAAAATGGTCTAAAACCTATCCACACAAACGTGATTGTTGGCATCACCCTTTCTCGCTAACCTGTAAAATGTACTGAAAtgtttgaggttttggaagtAGAAAGGATATTATTGCGTTGCAATAATCTGGCGGAGATGAtagaattagcgcagaaatctCTTCTTCCTAAGAGGAGGAAAAGATAAAGGAGACACCCtgtcataattcccctccacaacaAGTTATCCGCCACGGAATCCAAGAACTACCGAGGGATATCTTTGCTGCGTTTAATCCTCGGATCGTCCTGAATCGGTTTATCAGACATCGCGAAGGAACCACCCGTGATGGACAAGCCGGCTTTCGTACTGCTCGATCTACGATTGGACGGGTGTTCATTTTTAGGAAGGTGATTGAAATGTGGTAGTGGCTTTCGAAGTTGCAGTTATGTAGCTACGCAGTTAGCCTTGCCGCAGTTCGAACACTGGCTGGATTTACTTCATCGTTCGAAGTGGAAATTGGAGTAAGACAAAGAGCTCTCGCGGGACCTTTCTTGATCAACTTTGCCAACGATGATATCATGGAAAGAGCAGTCGAGCAATGTCTTGCCGATGTCGTTGCAGCATCATCTGCACGTCCCTTGGTCGATATCAAGTACACCGGCAGTGGAGTGATATTCGTTCAAGCAGCGCGAAGTTGCAACATGTCGTCGACCCTC
The Necator americanus strain Aroian chromosome I, whole genome shotgun sequence genome window above contains:
- a CDS encoding hypothetical protein (NECATOR_CHRI.G2349.T1), translating into MNNLPFSSANAEGKELSLDDYDRIRTPHKSLADNTELRLRAGTLSTELSCPICLDLLTQTMTTKECLHRFCAECITTALFRGNKECPTCRKKLVSKRSLRPDPNFDSLIAKIWPDRKTYDELQSVASEKFAAQTNMDALRSSIEEGIKAQEVNRRKRVQGSYECEKRKKRREEDGAPNGPDDGADNDSNSPTDEDGDAAAPVAWSGNNIPAPGLSNDFLEEEEIIDELDLLTEVQMGYDSAAYAYEKTEEELQAEYEELDEVEVEIENEDIEQEYKSDDESDSSSSTYSSSGASSLVSSTPSSSLSVSDCSGDPPPPAAFVNGSPSDTPLIEVSRRFPKSATPPMVMQTSEDIGQTTNTNATMSDMSPLTSGSQQSTSAHGVQPPVSVLHPKERLNQWLDENPSSPHIPEENMNDPLQRRTDDSDMYDPPLSGADEIEAELLPSAALLRRQCPAELMVPRYIRTKHDTTMEHLAEFIHLRVMEEVQSNQSDFDADPVPTVPRPQHFYVFSRNDGHHIRKIFLHETMLTAQSAMTRDDHLIIFFDTEPPQLREEKSSVLEDVVHAHFLSLPHV
- a CDS encoding hypothetical protein (NECATOR_CHRI.G2349.T4) yields the protein MNNLPFSSANAEGKELSLDDYDRIRTPHKSLADNTELRLRAGTLSTELSCPICLDLLTQTMTTKECLHRFCAECITTALFRGNKECPTCRKKLVSKRSLRPDPNFDSLIAKIWPDRKTYDELQSVASEKFAAQTNMDALRSSIEEGIKAQEVNRRKRVQGSYECEKRKKRREEDGAPNGPDDGADNDSNSPTDEDGDAAAPVAWSGNNIPAPGLSNDFLEEEEIIDELDLLTEEELQAEYEELDEVEVEIENEDIEQEYKSDDESDSSSSTYSSSGASSLVSSTPSSSLSVSDCSGDPPPPAAFVNGSPSDTPLIEVSRRFPKSATPPMVMQTSEDIGQTTNTNATMSDMSPLTSGSQQSTSAHGVQPPVSVLHPKERLNQWLDENPSSPHIPEENMNDPLQRRTDDSDMYDPPLSGADEIEAELLPSAALLRRQCPAELMVPRYIRTKHDTTMEHLAEFIHLRVMEEVQSNQSDFDADPVPTVPRPQHFYVFSRNDGHHIRKIFLHETMLTAQSAMTRDDHLIIFFDTEPPQLREEKSSVLEDVVHAHFLSLPHV
- a CDS encoding hypothetical protein (NECATOR_CHRI.G2349.T2) produces the protein MNNLPFSSANAEGKELSLDDYDRIRTPHKSLADNTELRLRAGTLSTELSCPICLDLLTQTMTTKECLHRFCAECITTALFRGNKECPTCRKKLVSKRSLRPDPNFDSLIAKIWPDRKTYDELQSVASEKFAAQTNMDALRSSIEEGIKAQEVNRRKRVQGSYECEKRKKRREEDGAPNGPDDGADNDSNSPTDEDGDAAAPVAWSGNNIPAPGLSNDFLEEEEIIDELDLLTEVQMGYDSAAYAYEKTEEELQAEYEELDEVEVEIENEDIEQEYKSDDESDSSSSTYSSSGASSLVSSTPSSSLSVSDCSGDPPPPAAFVNGSPSDTPLIESATPPMVMQTSEDIGQTTNTNATMSDMSPLTSGSQQSTSAHGVQPPVSVLHPKERLNQWLDENPSSPHIPEENMNDPLQRRTDDSDMYDPPLSGADEIEAELLPSAALLRRQCPAELMVPRYIRTKHDTTMEHLAEFIHLRVMEEVQSNQSDFDADPVPTVPRPQHFYVFSRNDGHHIRKIFLHETMLTAQSAMTRDDHLIIFFDTEPPQLREEKSSVLEDVVHAHFLSLPHV
- a CDS encoding hypothetical protein (NECATOR_CHRI.G2349.T3), coding for MNNLPFSSANAEGKELSLDDYDRIRTPHKSLADNTELRLRAGTLSTELSCPICLDLLTQTMTTKECLHRFCAECITTALFRGNKECPTCRKKLVSKRSLRPDPNFDSLIAKIWPDRKTYDELQSVASEKFAAQTNMDALRSSIEEGIKAQEVNRRKRVQGSYECEKRKKRREEDGAPNGPDDGADNDSNSPTDEDGDAAAPVAWSGNNIPAPGLSNDFLEEEEIIDELDLLTEEELQAEYEELDEVEVEIENEDIEQEYKSDDESDSSSSTYSSSGASSLVSSTPSSSLSVSDCSGDPPPPAAFVNGSPSDTPLIESATPPMVMQTSEDIGQTTNTNATMSDMSPLTSGSQQSTSAHGVQPPVSVLHPKERLNQWLDENPSSPHIPEENMNDPLQRRTDDSDMYDPPLSGADEIEAELLPSAALLRRQCPAELMVPRYIRTKHDTTMEHLAEFIHLRVMEEVQSNQSDFDADPVPTVPRPQHFYVFSRNDGHHIRKIFLHETMLTAQSAMTRDDHLIIFFDTEPPQLREEKSSVLEDVVHAHFLSLPHV
- a CDS encoding hypothetical protein (NECATOR_CHRI.G2350.T2), with protein sequence MDKPAFVLLDLRLDGYAVSLAAVRTLAGFTSSFEVEIGVRQRALAGPFLINFANDDIMERAVEQCLADVVAASSARPLVDIKYTGSGVIFVQAARSCNMSSTLYRN
- a CDS encoding hypothetical protein (NECATOR_CHRI.G2350.T1), with the protein product MDKPAFVLLDLRLDGCSFLGSYAVSLAAVRTLAGFTSSFEVEIGVRQRALAGPFLINFANDDIMERAVEQCLADVVAASSARPLVDIKYTGSGVIFVQAARSCNMSSTLYRN